aagtaccgaaaagatatcgaaaagtaccgaaaagatatcgaaaagtaccgaaaagatatcgaaaagtaccgaaaaattttcgaaaagtatcgaaaagatatcgataagtatcgaaaagatatcgataagtatttatatataatgaaaagtatctatatataataaaaagtatcgatatataatgaaaagtatcgatatataatgaaaagtatcgaaaagatatcgataagtatcgaaaagatatcgataagtatcgaaaagatatcgacaagtatcgaaaagttatcgataagtatcgaaattttatagataagtatcgaaaagatatcgaaaagtatcgaaaagatatcgaaaagtatcgaaaagacatcgaaaagtatcgaaaagatatcgaaaagatatcgaaaagtatcgaaaagatatcgaaaagtaccgaaaagatatcgaaacgtatcgaatagtatcgatatttatcgaaaagtatcgatatatatcgaaaagtatctatatataaggaaaagtatcgatatataatgaaaagtatcgatatataatgaaaagtatcgatatataatgataagtatggatatataatgataagtatcgatatataatgataagtatcgatatataataataggtatcgatatataatgataagtatcgatatataatgaaaggtatcgatatataataaaaagtatcgatatataatgaaaggtatcgatatataataaaaagtatcgatatataatgaaaagtatcgaaaagatatcgaaaagtatcgaaaagatatcgaaaagtatcgaaaagtatcgaaaagatatcgaaaagtatcgaaaagatcgaagaaaagatatcgaaaagtatcgttatatcgataagtatcgatatatcgaaaagtatcgatatatcgataagtattgatatatccgatatatcgataagtatcgatatatcgaaaagtatcgataaatctataagtatcgataaatcgataagtatcgatataacgaaaagtatcgatatatcgaaaagtatcgatatatcgaaaagtatcgatatatctaaaagtatcgatacatcgaaaagtatcgatatatcgaaaagtatcgatatatcgataagtatcgataagatatcgaaaagtatcgatatatcgaaaagtatcgatatatcgaaaagtatcgatgtatcgataagtaccgatatatcgaaaagtatcgaaaagatatcgataagtaccgaaaagatatcgataagtaccgaaaagatatcgaaaagtatcgatatatatcgaaaagtatctatatataaggaaaagtatcgatatataagcaaaagtatcgatatataatgaaaagtatcgatatataatgaaaagtatcgatatataatgaaaagtatcgatatataatgaaaactatcgatatataatgaaaagtatcgaaaagatatcgaaaagtatcgaaaaggtatcgaaaagtatcgaaaagatatcgaaaagtatcgaaaagatatcgaaaagtatcgatatatcgaaaagtatcgatatatcgataagtatcgatatatcgaaaagtatcgatatatcgaaaagtatcgatatatcgataagtatcgacatatcgaaaagtgtcgatatatcgaaaagtatcgatatatcgaaaagtatcgatatatcgtaaagtatcgatatatcgaaaagtaccgatatatcgaaaagtaccgaaaagatatcgaaaagtaccgaaaagatatcgaaaagtaccgaaaagatatccaaaagtaccgaaaagatatcgaaaagtaccgaaaaggtatcgaaaagtaccgaaaatatatcgaaaagtatcgaaaagatatcgaaaagtatcgaaaagatatcgaaaagtttcgaaaagatatcgaaaagtatctatatataatgaaaagtatctatatataataaaaagtatcgatatataatgaaaagtatcgatatataatgaaaagtatcgaaaagatatcgataagtatcgaaaagatatcgataagtatcgtaaagatatcgataagtatcgaaaagatatagataagtatcgaaaaggtatcgataagtatcgaaaagatatcgaaaagtatcgaaaagatatcgaaaagtatcgaaaagacatcgaaaagtatcgaaaagatatcgaaaagatatcgaaaagtatcgaaaagatatcgaaaagtatcgaaaagatatcgaaaagtatctatatatatcgaaaagtatctatatatatcgaaaagtatctatatttatcgaaaagtatctatatataatgaaaagtatcgatatataattaaaagtatcgatatataatgaaaagtatcgatatataatgataagtatcgatatataatgataagtatcgatatataagtaccgaaaagatatcgaaaagtaccgaaaagatatcgaaaagtaccgaaaagatatcgaaaagtatcgaaaagatatcgaaaagtatcgaaaagatatcgaaaagtatcgatatatcgataagtatcgaaaagatatcgaaaagtatcgatatatcgataagtatcgatatatcgaaaagtatcgatatatcgaaaagtatcgatataacgaaaagtatcgatatatcgataagtatcgatatatcgataagtatcgatatatcgataagtatcgatatatcgataagtatcgatatatcgataagtatcgatatatcgataagtatcgatatatcgataagtatcgatttatcgataagtatcgatatatcgataagtatcgatatatataaaaatatcgatatatcgtaaagtatcgatatatcgaaaagtatcgatatatcgataagtatcgatatatcgataagtatcgatatatcgaaaagtatcgatatatcgataagtatcgatatatcgaaaagtatcgatatatcgataagtatcgatatatcgataagtatcgatatatcgataagtaccgaaaaattatcgaaaagtaccgaaaagatatcgaaaagtaccgaaaagatatcgaaaagtaccgaaaagatatcgaaaagtaccgaaaagatatcaaaaagtaccaaaaagatatcgaaaagtaccgaaaagatatcgaaaagtaccgaaaagatttcgaaaagtaccgaaaagatatcgaaaagtaccgaaaagatatcgaaaagtaccgaaaatatatcgaaaagtaccgaaaagatatcgaaaagtaccgaaaagatatcgaaaagtaccgaaaagatatcgaaaagtaccgaaaagatatcgacaagtaccgaaaagatatcgaaaagtaccgaaaagatatcgaaaagtatcgaaaagatatcgaaaagtatcgttaagatatcgaaaagtatcgtaaagatatcgaaaagtatcgaaaagatatcgaaaagtatcaatgtatcgataagtatcgatatatcgataagtatcgatatatcgaaaagtatcgatatatcgataagtatcgatatatcgaaaagtatcgatatatcgaaatgtatcgatatatcgaaaagtatcgatatatcgataaggatcgatatatcgaaaagtatcgatatatcgataagtatccatatatcaataagtatcgatatatcgaaatatcgatttatatatatatatatatatatatatatatatatcgatatatcgataagtataagtatatatcgaaaagtatcgatatatcgataagtatcgatatatcgaaaagtaacgatatatcgaaaagtatcgatatatcgataagtatcgatatatcgaaaagtatcgatatatcgataagtatcgatatatcgataagtatcgatacatcgataagtatcgatatatggagaagtatcgatataacgagaagtatcgatatatcgaaaagtatcaatatatcgaatagtattgatatatcgataagtatcgatgtatcgaaaagtatccatcgataagtatcgataagtatcgatatatcgataagtatcgatgtatcgaaaagtatcgatatatcgaaaagtatcgatgtatcgaaaagtatcgatatatcgaaaagtatcgatatatcgaaaagtatcgatatatcgaaaagtatcgatatatcgaaaagtaccgatatatcgataagtaccgatatatcgaaaagtaccgaaaagatatcgaaaagtatcgaaaagatatcgaaaagtatcgaaaagatatcgaaaagtagcgaaataatatcgaaaagtatcgaaaagatatcgaaaagtatcgaaaagatatcgaaaagtatcgaaaagatatcgaaaagtgtctatatataatgaaaagtatctatatataataaaaagtatcgatatataaggaaaagtatcgatatataatgtgaaaagtatcgaaaagatatcgataagtatcgaaaagatatcgataagtatcgaaaagatatcgataagtatcgaaaagatatcgataagtatcgaaaagatatagataagtttcaaaaagatatcgaaaagtatcgaaaagacatcgaaaagtatcgaaaagttatcgaaaagtatcgaaaagatatcgaaaagtatcgaaaagttatcgaaaagtatcgaaaagatatcgaaaagtatcgaaaagatatcgaaaagtatcgaaaagatatcgaaaagtatcgaaaagatatcgaaaagtatctatatatatcgaaaagtatctatatatatcgaaaagtatatatatatatcgaaaagtatctatatataatgaaaagtatcgatatataattaaaagtatcgatatataattaaaagtatcgatatataatgataagtatcgatatataatgataagtatcgatatataagtaccgaaaagatatcgaaaagtaccgaaaagatatcgaaaagtaccgaaaagatatcgaaaagtatcgaaaagatatcgaaaagtatcgaaaatatatcgaaaagtatcgaaaagatatcaaaaagtatcgatatatcgataagtatcgaaaagatatcgaaaagtatcgatatatcgataagtatcgatatatcgaaaagtatcgatatatcgaaaagtatcgatataacgaaaagtatcgatatatcgaaaagtatcgatatatcgataagtatcgatatatcgaaaagtatcgatatatcgataagtatcgatatatcgaaaagtatcgatatatcgataagtatccatatatcgataagtatcgatatatcgataagtatcgatatatcgatcgataagtatcgatatatcgaaaagtatcgatatatcgataagtatccatatatcaataagtatcgatatatcgatatatcgctaagtatcgataaatcgataagtatcgatatatcgaaaagtatcgatatatcgaaaagtatcgatatatcgataagtatcgatatatcgataagtatcgatatatcgagaagtatcgatttatcgaaaagtatcgatatatcgaaaagtatcgatatatcgagaagtatcgatttatggaaaagtatcgatatatagaaaagtatcgatatatcgaaaagtatcgatatatccgatatatcgataagaatcgatacatcgaaaactatcgatatatcgaaaagtatcgatatatcgaaaactatcgatatttcgaaaagtatcgatatatcgaaaagtatcgatatatcgataagtatcgataagatatcgaaaagtaccgataagatatcgaaaagtaccgaaaagatatcgaaaagtatcgatatatatcgaatagtatcgatatatatcgaaaagtattgatatatatcgaaaagtatctatatataaggataagtatcgatatataaggaaaactatcgatatataatgaaaagtatcgatatataatgaaaagtatcgatatataatgataagtatggatatataatgataagtatcgatatataatgataagtatcgatatataatgataagtatcgatatataaagataagtatcgatatataataaaatgtatcgatatataatgaaaagtatcgaaaagatatcgaaaagtatcgaaaagatatcgaaaagtatcgaaaagatatcgaaaagtatcataaagatcgaaaagtatcgaaaagatatcgaaaagtatcgatatatcgaaaagtatcgatatatcgaaaagtatcgatatatcgataagtatcgatatatccgatatatcgataagtatcgatatatcgaaaactatcgatatatcgaaaagtattgatatatcgaaaagtatcgatatatcgaaaagtatcgatatatcgaaaagtatcgatatatcggtaagtatcgatatatcgataagtatcgatatatcgaaaagtatcgatatatcgaaaagtatcgatatatcgataagtatcgatatatcgataagtatcgatatatcgaaaagtatcgatatatcgataagtatcgatatatcgcaaagtatcgatatatcgataagtatcgatacatcgataagtatcgatatgtcgataagtatctatatatcgataagtacagaaaaggtatcgaaaagtaccgaaaagatatcgaaaagtaccggaaagatatcgaaaagtaccgaaaagatatcgaaaagtaccgaaaagatatcgaaaagtaccgaaaagatatcgaaaagtatcgaaaagatatcgaaaagtatcgaaaagatatcgaaaagtatcgaaatgatatcgaaaagtatcgaaaagatatcgaaatgtatcgatatatcgaatagtatcgatatatcgaatagtatcattatatcgataagtatcgatatatcgaaaagtaccgatatatcgaaaagtaccgatatatcgataagtatcgatatatcgttaattatcgataagtatcgatatatcgatatgtatcgatatttcgataagtatcgatatatcgataagtatcgatatatcgataagaatcgatatgtcgataagtatcgatatatcgataagtatcgatatatcgaaaagtatcgatatatcgaaaagtatcgatatatcgtaaagaatcgatatatcgtaaagtatcgatatatcgaaaagtaccgatatatcgaaaagtaccgaaaagatatcgaaaagtatcgaaaagtaccgaaaagatatcgaaaagtaccgaaaagatatccaaaagtaccgaaaagatatcgaaaagtaccgaaaagatatcgaaaagtaccgaaaagatatcgaaaagtaccgaaaaattttcgaaaagtatcgaaaagatatcgataagtatcgaaaagatatcgataagtatttatatataatgaaaagtatctatatataataaaaagtatcgatatataatgaaaagtatcgatatataatgaaaagtatcgaaaagatatcgataagtatcgaaatatatcgataagtatcgaaaagatatcgataagtatcgaaaagatatcgataagtatcgaaattttatagataagtatcgaaaagatatcgaaaagtatcgaaaagatatcgaaaagtatcgaaaagatatcgaaaagtaccgagaagatatcgaaaagtatcgaaaagatatcgaaaagtatcgaaaagatatcgaaaagtatcgaaaagatatcgaaaagtatctatatatatcgaaaagtatctatatatatcgaaaagtatctatatatatcgaaaagtatctatatataatgaaaagtatcgatatataattaaaagtatcgatatataatgaaaagtatcgatatataatgataagtatcgatatataatgataagtatcgatatataagtaccgaaaagatatcgaaaagtaccgaaaagatatcgaaaagtatcgaaaagatatcgaaaagtatcgaaaatatatcgaaaagtatcgaaaagatatcaaaaagtatcgatatatcgataagtatcgaaaagatatcgaaaagtatcgatatatcgataagtatcgatatatcgaaaagtatcgatatatcgaaaagtatcgatataacgaaaagtatcgatatatcgaaaagtatcgatatatcgataagtgtcgatatatcgaaaagtatcgatatatcgataagtatcgatatatcgataagtatcgatatatcgagaagtatcgatttatcgaaaagtatcgatatatcgaaaagtatcgatatatcgagaagtatcgatttatggaaaagtatcgatatatagaaaagtatcgatatatcgaaaagtatcgatatatccgatatatcgataagaatcgatacatcgaaaactatcgatatatcgaaaagtatcgatatatcgaaaagtatcgatatatcgaaaagtatcgatatatcgataagtatcgatgtatcgaaaagtatcgatgtatcgaaaagtatcgatatatcgataagtatcgatacatcgaaaagtatcgatatatcgataagtatcgatatatcgaaaagtatcgatgtatcgaaaagtatcgatatatcgataagtatcgatatatcgaaaagtatcgatatatcgaaaagtatcgatatatctaatagtatcgatatatcaagaagtatcgatgtatcgataagtatcgatatatcgaaaagtatcgatatatcgataagtatccatatatcgataagtatcgatatatcgataagtatcgatatatcgatcgataagtatcgatacatcgaaaagtatcgatatatcgataagtatcgataaatcgaaaagtatcgatgtatcgagaagtatcgatatatcgataagtatcgatatatcgaaaagtatcgatatatcgagaagtatcgatatatcgataataatcgatatatcgataagtatcgatatatcgataagtatcgatatatcgataagtatccatatatcgataagtatcgatatatcgataagtatcgatatatcgatcgataagtatcgatacatcgaaaagtatcgatatatcgataagtatcgataaatcgaaaagtatcgatgtatcgaaaagtatcgatatatcgataagtatcgatatatcgaaaagtatcgatatatcgagaagtatcgatatatcgataataatcgatatatcgataagtatcgatatatcgataagtatcgatatatcgataagtatcgatttatcgataagtatcgatatatcgataagtatcgatatatagaaaaatatcgatatatcgtaaagtatcgatatatcgaaaagtatcgatatatcgataagtatcgatatatcgataagtatcgatgtatcgaaaagtatcgatatatcgataagtatcgatatatcgataagtatcgatatatcgataagtatcgatatatcgataagtaccgaaaagatatcgaaaagtaccgaaaagatatcgaaaagtaccgaaaagatatcgaaaagtaccgaaaagatatcaaaaagtaccgaaaagatatcgaaaagtaccgaaaagatatcgaaaagtaccgaaaagatttcgaaaagtaccgaaaagatatcgaaaagtaccgaaaagatatcggaaagtaccgaaaatatatcgaaaagtaccgaaaagatatcgaaaagtaccgaaaagatatcgaaaagtaccgaaaagatatcgaaaagtaccgaaaagatatcgaaaagtaccgaaaagatatcgaaaagtaccgaaaagatatcgacaagtaccgaaaagatatcgaaaagtaccgaaaagatatcgaaaagtatcgaaaagatatcgaaaagtatcgttaagatatcgaaaagtatcgtaaagatatcgaaaagtatcgaaaagatatcgaaaagtatcaatgtatcgataagtatcgatatatcgataagtatcgatatatcgaaaagtatcgatatatcgataagtatcgatatatcgaaaagtatcgatatatcgaaaagtatcgatatatcgaaaagtatcgatatatcgataaggatcgatatatcgaaaagtatcgatatatcgataagtatccatatatcaataagtatcgatatatcgaaatatcgatttatatatatatatatcgatatatcgataagtataagtatatatcgataagtatcgatatatcgataagtatcgatatatcgaaaagtatcgatatatcgaaaagtatcgatatatcgataagtatcgatatatcgataagtatcgatatatcgataagtatcgatatatcgataagtatcgatatatcgataagtatcgatatatcgataagtatcgatatatggagaagtatcgatataacgagaagtatcgatatatcgaaaagtatcaatatatcgaaaagtattgatatatcgataagtatcgatgtatcgaaaagtatccatatatcgaaaagtatcaatatatcgaaaagtatcgatatatcgaaaagtatcgatatatcgataagtatcgatatatcgagaggtatcgatatatcgaaaagtatcgatatatcgaaaagtatcgatatatcgaaaattatcggtatatcgaaaagtatcgatatatcgaaaagtaccgatatatcgataagtaccgatatatcgaaaagtaccgaaaagatatcgaaaagtatcgaaaagatatcgaaaagtagcgatataatatcgaaaagtatcgaaaagatatcgaaaagtatcgaaaagatatcgaaaagtatcgaaaagatatcgaaaagtgtctatatataatgaaaagtatctatatataataaaaagtatcgatatataatgaaaagtatcgatatataatgtgaaaagtatcgaaaagatatcgataagtatcgaaaagatatcgataagtatcgaaaagatatcgataagtatcgaaaagatatcgataagtatcgaaaagatatagataagtttcgaaaagatatcgaaaagtatcgaaaagacatcgaaaagtatcgaaaagttatcgaaaagtatcgaaaagatatcgaaaagtatcgaaaagttatcgaaaagtatcgaaaagatatcgaaaagtatcgaaaagatatcgaaaagtatcgaaaagatatcgaaaagtatctatatatatcgaaaagtatctatatatatcgaaaagtatctatatatatcgaaaagtatctatatataatgaaaagtatcgatatataattaaaagtatcgatatataatgaaaagtatcgatatataatgataagtatcgatatataatgataagtatcgatatataagtaccgaaaagatatcgaaaagtaccgaaaagatatcgaaaagtaccgaaaagatatcgaaaagtatcgaaaagatatcgaaaagtatcgaaaagatatcgaaaagtatcgaaaagatatcaaaaagtatcgatatatcgataagtatcgaaaagatatcgaaaagtatcgatatatcgataagtatcgataattcgaaaagtatcgatatatcgaaaactatagatataacgaaaagtatcgatatatcgaaaagtatcgatatatcgataagtatcgatatatcgaaaagtatcgatatatcgataagtatcgatatatcgataagtatcgatatatcgcaaagtatcgatatatcgataagtatcgatatatcggtaagtacagaaaagatatcgaaaagtaccgaaaagatatcgataagtaccggaatgatatcgaaaagtaccgaaaagatatcgaaaagtaccgaaaagatatcgaaaagtaccgaaaagatatcgaaaagtaccgaaaagatatcgaaaagtaccgaaaagatatcgaaaagtaccgaaaagatttcgaaaagtaccgaaaagatatcgaaaagtaccgaaaagatatcgaaaagtaccgaaaagatatcgaaaattaccgtaaagatatcgaaaagtaccgaaaagatatcgaaaagtaccgaaaagatatcgaaaagtaccgaaaagatatcgacaagtaccgaaaagatatcgacaagtaccgaaaagatatcgacaagtaccgaaaagatatcgaaaagtaccgaaaagatatcgaaaagtaccgaaaaaatatcgaaaagtatcgatatatcgaaaagtatcgatatatcgaaaagtatcgatatatcgataagtatcgatgtatcgaaaagtatcgatgtatcgaaaagtatcgatatatcgataagtatcgatacatcgaaaagtatcgatatatcgataagtatcgatatatcgaaaagtatcgatgtatcgaaaagtatcgatatatcgataagtatcgatatatcgaaaagtatcgatatatcgaaaagtatcgatatatctaatagtatcgatataacgaaaagtatcgatatatcgaaaagtatcgatatatcgataagtatcgatatatcgaaaagtatcgatatatcgataagtatcgatatatcgaaaagtatcgatatatcgataagtatccatatatcgataagtatcgatatatcgataagtatcgatatatcgatcgataagtatcgatatatcgaaaagtatcgatatatcgataagtatccatatatcaataagtatcgatatatcgatatatcgataagtatcgataaatcgataagtatcgatatatcgaaaagtatcgatatatcgaaaagtatcgatatatcgataagtatcgatatatcgaaaagtatcgatatatcgataagtatccatatatcgataagtatcgatatatcgataagtatcgatatatcgatcgataagtatcgatatatcgaaaagtatcgatatatcgataagtatccatatatcaataagtatcgatatatcgatatatcgataagtatcgataaatcgataagtatcgatatatcgaaaagtatcgatatatcgaaaagtatcgatatatcgataagtatcgatatatcgataagtatcgatatatcgataagtatcgatatatcgagaagtatcgatttatcgaaaagtatcgatatatcgaaaagtatcgatatatcgagaagtatcgatttatggaaaagtatcgatatatagaaaagtatcgatatatcgaaaagtatcgatatatccgatatatcgataagaatcgatacatcgaaaactatcgatatatcgaaaagtatcgatatatcgaaaactatcgatatttcgaaaagtatcgatatatcgaaaagtatcgatatatcgataagtatcgataagatatcgaaaagtaccgataagatatcgaaaagtaccgaaaagatatcgaaaagtatcgatatatatcgaatagtatcgatatatatcgaaaagtat
The genomic region above belongs to Schistocerca nitens isolate TAMUIC-IGC-003100 unplaced genomic scaffold, iqSchNite1.1 HiC_scaffold_468, whole genome shotgun sequence and contains:
- the LOC126232286 gene encoding histone-lysine N-methyltransferase, H3 lysine-79 specific-like; this translates as MKSIEKISKSIEKYRKDIEKYRKDIQKYRKDIEKYRKGIEKYRKYIEKYRKDIEKYRKDIEKFRKDIEKYLYIMKISIYNEKYRKDIDKYRKDIDKYRKDIDKYRKDIDKYRKGIDKYRKDIEKYRKDIEKYRKDIEKYRKDIEKISKSIEKISKSIEKISKSIYIYRKYRKDIEKYRKDIEKYRKDIEKYRKDIKKYQKDIEKYRKDIEKYRKDFEKYRKDIEKYRKDIEKYRKYIEKYRKDIEKYRKDIEKYRKDIEKYRKDIDKYRKDIEKYRKDIEKYRKDIEKYR